One genomic segment of Primulina tabacum isolate GXHZ01 chromosome 9, ASM2559414v2, whole genome shotgun sequence includes these proteins:
- the LOC142555571 gene encoding uncharacterized protein LOC142555571, with amino-acid sequence MEERAFLSRNHRSPELQNEWIEIQDSLKKSLISEDDFSWNLTINFHDSEAKEDKDSSERGEILKYVCGVDLSFSKTDSSVACATLVVLDMSTLEVIYEDSAVVELRVPYIPGFLAFREAPVLLGLLEKMKKKELPSYPQLLMVDGNGLLHPRGFGLACHLGVLADLPTIGIGKNLHHVDGLTQSKVRQMLEAAEDSSKDVFTLVGASGSALGAAMRSTQGSVKPIFISVGHRISLTTAIKVAKLTCEFRVPEPIRQADIRSKDCLRKHGLR; translated from the exons ATGGAAGAAAGAGCGTTCCTCTCAAGAAATCATCGGTCTCCGGAACTCCAGAACGAATGGATTGA GATCCAGGATTCACTCAAGAAAAGCTTGATATCAGAGGATGACTTCAGCTGGAATCTGACCATCAATTTCCATGATTCTGAAGCAAAAGAGGATAAGGATTCATCAGAACGCGGCGAAATCCTCAAGTATGTATGCGGGGTTGACTTGAGTTTTTCGAAAACTGACTCTTCAGTTGCATGTGCGACCCTCGTGGTCTTGGATATGAGTACTCTTGAAGTTATATACGAAGATTCTGCCGTTGTAGAGCTGCGTGTTCCTTATATTCCTGGATTTTTGGCATTCAGAGAG GCTCCAGTGCTTCTAGGACTTTTagagaaaatgaagaaaaaagaaCTTCCGTCCTATCCTCAG TTATTGATGGTTGACGGCAATGGACTTCTTCATCCTCGGG GCTTTGGATTGGCCTGCCATCTTGGTGTTTTGGCTGACCTTCCTACAATTGGGATAGGAAAGaat CTACACCATGTAGATGGCCTCACACAATCTAAAGTGAGGCAGATGCTTGAAGCTGCGGAGGATTCATCAAAAGATGTTTTCACTTTGGTTGGTGCCTCTGGATCAGCATTAGGAGCG GCTATGAGATCGACTCAAGGCTCCGTAAAACCCATATTTATATCAGTTGGGCATCGCATATCCCTTACCACAGCCATTAAAGTTGCGAAACTCACTTGCGAATTCCGGGTTCCAGAGCCCATCAGGCAG GCTGACATTAGATCGAAAGATTGCCTAAGGAAGCATGGCTTAAGGTAA